The window CGCTCAGTGAAGTTTTGCCGAACCGGACCGCCCAATACGGAGCCAGAGAACAATGCGCGGACCCAGTGACCGGGTCTTCGAAAATGTGCGCCTGGGGCGTAAAAAACCGGGAGACAAAATCAACCTCTTTGCCCGGCGCCGTCGCCACTACGCCACCAGGGTCCAGGTTTATGCGATCCATCAACATTCGATCTGGTTGCAGCGCCCGAATCGCGCCCTCATCGGCGTAAACCAGCACGATATCCCGTGCGCGCAAGACTTCCAGCGGCTGGATATTAAGCGACTCCAGCACCTCAACCGGCGCTGTCGCCACGCTCGGCGGCCGGGCGGGAAAGTCCAGGGTCAACCGTCCATCTCTCCTGGTCACTCGCAATTCTCCGCTAAGGGAGCGGAATATTATGGTGTCACGCTCATAACCAAGATGTGTCGTCAAAACATGAGCGGATGCGAGGGTGGCATGGCCGCATAAATCCATCTCTATTTCCGGCGTAAACCAACGCAGATGAAACGCATCCCCTTCCCGCACAAAGAAGGCCGTTTCCGCCAAAGCGTTTTCCTGTGCAATCTTCAACAGCACAGAGTCAGGCAACCAGGCCTCCAATGGACACACAGCCGCGGAATTACCGCCAAAGACTTCATCGGTAAAGGCGTCAACCTGAAAAAGCTTTATATCCATCATTCTCCTCGCTGAGTGACTTCTTTTGAAAAGCGGACAACATCATTCCTAACGTCCTTTTCGACAAACGTGGAATCAAATCCGACAGGCTCTAATAATCATTTGCAGAACAGCAGCTTGCAACTTAATCTTATGATCGGTATGGCCAACAGGCAGGACGTGACAAAATCAGGGGCGCACACCATGGAAATCAAACTTTATTCCGTTATCCACAAACAAGATTGCCTCCGTATTTTTGACAGCAATCTCGACAAATATTTCGCGCCTCATGAAAAAGAACAATTCGATGAGTTCCTCGATAGCGTGACCCAGGCTGACGATAATCTGTATTACGTCGCCCTATTGGATGGCCTGCTCGTGGGATGCGGCGGACTACGCCTCTATCAGGATACGGTCTATTTATCCTGGGGCATGCTCACCCGAACAAAACATAAAACAGGGCTGGGTGAAAAACTGTTACAACATCGGCTGGAGCAAGCAACACGCCTGCATCATGGAAAAGAGATTGTGATTGAAACATCACAACACACCCAAGGCTTCTTCGCCCGCTATGGCTTTGCGATAGAAAAATCAGAGATTGACGGATTTGGCGAGGGTATCGATAAAGTCACGATGCGTCTGAGCGATCAGATACATTCGAAGTAAAGTCCCCCGAGTCGGATATTTCCTCCAGTCTGGCTCGAAGCTCATCCGAACCATACTTCCTGACCTGCGCCTGCAAACTAGCAGACGGCGTTTGACCTACCACCAGCCCACATGACAGGCAGGCGCGTATTCGAGTATCCAACAGCGGAAGCGTGTTAGCTAGTCTCTGGCGTATACCCTTCGCTTTCGCGTCGTCGAGTTCAAGCGGAACAGCATGCACATGACGCAACTCACCACTTAACATCGATTCGCTCGCACACCGGGGACAAACAGAAACGGAAAGTTCTGGCAGCGCTTTGAGACGACGAGGCTTATAAACATTTCCAACTTGAACAAAAGACTCGCTCTCTTCACTTTCCGTAAAGTACTCCCGCTGGCGCTCAAGCGCCTCGGCCTCTGTTTTCTCGTTAATGACCTCTCCCACCAACTCCGCCTGCGCCCCCGCCGGCAATGCTTGAAAGATGTCATACAAGCGAGATTTATCCAGGCTTTGATAGTGCATTTTGTTCAGCAGGAAAGCATTTTGCAGATCTCTTAGAAACTCATTCACGACTGCAGAGGCGCCCAGCTCAACACGCCCCTCAGAGGTGACCAGCGCCAGGTTAAAACCTCGCCTGCCAATGTAATAAATATCTTTGGCCTCTAGCGTTCTTTCAGTAATAGGCTCATCAGAAAAATAACCGCTATAAGTCAAGCGAACCGCATGGTCTTGCAACGCGATGGCCGAAATAGCGCCTCTGCGTATAAAACGTAGCAACTGCACCGACCAGATAAATATGAAAACGACGAAAAGCTCCGTCCCATGCTTCTCCAAATAGGGAAGCCAATCAATGATTCTGTTTCGCCATGGCCCGAATAACGCCATCCACACCGCAACCAAAACAAAGGCGTGCAGGAGACAGCGCTTCAACAGCCGATTGACTTGATTGGGAAGGCGGTATTCTTTGGGCATAACAACTGCTCACTGGCGTATGAATTCAAATTATTTTAGCCGCCGCTGAGAAATTAAGCCTTGCAAATGGCCGAGCTGAAAACAAATAAAGAGGCCTTAGGCCTCTTTATTAATAAGAAAAGGTAAAATCAGGCTCGTTTCAGGCGTCTCGCGACCAGGCCCAAACCGCCCAACAACAACATCGCGTATGTTGCTGGCTCGGGTACCTCTCGGAAAACAAAATAATCGCTGTTATAGGTTGATCCATAGCGGTAAGTCATCTCGCCATCCACATTATACCCTTCAAGATACATATAACTGCCTGAATTAGGGCCATTTCCATCAATTGGAAGAGAAAACAATGGGCCGGTAATAGTATTCCTTATTCCATCATATGCTTGAAAGCCAATTTTTACTTTATCGCCGCTATCTGTTTCTAACCATGCAGAAAATGACATATCATAATACTCGGAGTGAAACTCAGTCCCATCCTCTTCCGCGTACTGAACATAGCCACTTATCGTTATGCTATTAGGGCCATAATCACTCAGATGATAACGATCCCCTCCTAACATAAAGGAAAACTCAGTAAACGCATCAGCATAGCTGCCAGAATAATACTTAAAATCATATTTTTCGTCCTTGTAGCTATACTCAGAGACGGGTGTGTTTGAGTTGTACTGAAAAAATCCAGAGAATATATCATCACCAGTCTGATATGGGCCGCTTCCAATCTCTAATGTATCAAAGACACCATTTAAGTCTGCTTCAATAAGAGCAGAATGCGCTGAAAAAGAAATGCCCAAAGCACAGACAGATGTCAGAAAAACTGTAGTTAATTTCATCGATTGCTCCATTTAAAATTTATACTTTCTAAATACTAAGCCAATCAGGCCAAGAAAAATTGATAATACAGGCGCTGGCACAAAAACCACTTTCTTTGATTATTAACATGGCAATGATATTGGCATGTTAATAATCAGGCGCATGGACGCGCCTGCGCGGCGTTAAGCCGCGGGAGAGAGGGCCTGACATGTGCAGGCCCTGTCGTTGCAGACAAATAGAAGGAAGCTATTTGTCTGCCTGATTAATAATAGAATAAGTCGCGCCAGCAAATACCAGGGCAGCAAGTCATTAGGTTACTATGCCTTTATAAACCGTCTTGCGGTTAATCCTGCAACCCCCATTAGCAACATTGCAGCAGTATAGGGCTCTGGAACTTTCTTGAACTCATAACTAGCGCTATCTGAGAATATCGACTTGATTTTGTACGTCATATTTCCGCCTGCATCGTACCCTTCGAAGTCAATTCCAGTCATACTGGATGGACCATATCCGCCGGTAGGCAAAGCATAGAGAACATCGCTACCAGAACCATCTTCTCTATATGCATCTGACCCCAGATAGCTTATTTTCACTTTTTTACCATCAACCGACTCCAGCCACGCAGAAAAGGAAAATGTATAATAATTGTATCCAGACATATTTCCTTCTTCGTCGTAAGTTACATACCCAGCAATCGTCACATCATTGGAAGCAGCGTCATCAAGATGATACTCGTCTCCGCCGACCAAAAAGCTAAAGTCTGTAATTGCATTATTGTACTTCCCTGAATAATCCACCCACACATCGCCAGAGTGATTAGTAGACTCAGTACTGTATTCCGAAACAGGCGTGCGCGAATCAAATTGAATGGTTACATTAAAAATATCGCCCCATATTTCATAAGGAGATTCGCCAGATTCCACTTCGCTAAAAACACCTTCAAAGTCCATTTCAACCAAAGCCGCATTGGCTTGAAAAGCCATACTGGCAAATACAGATGCGGATAAGAGAGTAGTAGTAAGCTTCATTATCATTCCTATTGATCTTATGTGAAGAAAAACAAAATTATATTTTTGAGGGAAAACCGCTTTGCTGAACGCAAAGCGGCATATACGTCATCTTTTAGACTTTCTTCAAGCGTCGAGCCGCCAGTCCAGCAGCGCCCATCAGCAAGATGGCCGCCGTATAAGGCTCTGGAACCTTTTTGAACTCAGTAGCATTCATATAGCCGAAGCCTGGAGTAAACAATGTGTATAGCAGTTCATCTTCGTCATCGTATGCTTCGGCGGTAAACCATACGCCAGAGCCGCCATAACCACTCTCTGGCAGGGCGTCCAATATATAGTCTGGGTATTCCGGGTAATCGATCATTCCTCTAAATGCATCCGGCGCTTTAAAGGAGACCTTCAGACTCATACCGCTTTCTGCAGTTAACCAAGCTGTAACATCGAAGTTAAAGTTAAGCGCAGCGCTAGTGTCACTTGTCACTTCGATTTGATTTTCTTTCGAAGCATCAAACGCAAAGTTATCACCGTTGATATTCAACTTCATATCCGTCAACGCATTCAGATATAAGCCATGTGTGATTACCACAGGACCTTCCACTACATCAACGGGGTCTAAGTCAGGAGAGTTTGAGTCGAACTGAATTTTTCCAGTCACCCAGTCCGCATAAGAATATGGCGCGCTACCAGCGCCATTCGTCACAGTGTCAACAACGCCTTCAAAGCCCAGTTCAATCAGGGC is drawn from Hahella sp. KA22 and contains these coding sequences:
- a CDS encoding PhzF family phenazine biosynthesis protein, with protein sequence MDIKLFQVDAFTDEVFGGNSAAVCPLEAWLPDSVLLKIAQENALAETAFFVREGDAFHLRWFTPEIEMDLCGHATLASAHVLTTHLGYERDTIIFRSLSGELRVTRRDGRLTLDFPARPPSVATAPVEVLESLNIQPLEVLRARDIVLVYADEGAIRALQPDRMLMDRINLDPGGVVATAPGKEVDFVSRFFTPQAHIFEDPVTGSAHCSLAPYWAVRFGKTSLSAAQLSQRGGRLDCEVAGDRVLMSGSAVTYLRGVISI
- a CDS encoding GNAT family N-acetyltransferase, coding for MEIKLYSVIHKQDCLRIFDSNLDKYFAPHEKEQFDEFLDSVTQADDNLYYVALLDGLLVGCGGLRLYQDTVYLSWGMLTRTKHKTGLGEKLLQHRLEQATRLHHGKEIVIETSQHTQGFFARYGFAIEKSEIDGFGEGIDKVTMRLSDQIHSK
- a CDS encoding PEP-CTERM sorting domain-containing protein (PEP-CTERM proteins occur, often in large numbers, in the proteomes of bacteria that also encode an exosortase, a predicted intramembrane cysteine proteinase. The presence of a PEP-CTERM domain at a protein's C-terminus predicts cleavage within the sorting domain, followed by covalent anchoring to some some component of the (usually Gram-negative) cell surface. Many PEP-CTERM proteins exhibit an unusual sequence composition that includes large numbers of potential glycosylation sites. Expression of one such protein has been shown restore the ability of a bacterium to form floc, a type of biofilm.), producing MKLTTVFLTSVCALGISFSAHSALIEADLNGVFDTLEIGSGPYQTGDDIFSGFFQYNSNTPVSEYSYKDEKYDFKYYSGSYADAFTEFSFMLGGDRYHLSDYGPNSITISGYVQYAEEDGTEFHSEYYDMSFSAWLETDSGDKVKIGFQAYDGIRNTITGPLFSLPIDGNGPNSGSYMYLEGYNVDGEMTYRYGSTYNSDYFVFREVPEPATYAMLLLGGLGLVARRLKRA
- a CDS encoding PEP-CTERM sorting domain-containing protein (PEP-CTERM proteins occur, often in large numbers, in the proteomes of bacteria that also encode an exosortase, a predicted intramembrane cysteine proteinase. The presence of a PEP-CTERM domain at a protein's C-terminus predicts cleavage within the sorting domain, followed by covalent anchoring to some some component of the (usually Gram-negative) cell surface. Many PEP-CTERM proteins exhibit an unusual sequence composition that includes large numbers of potential glycosylation sites. Expression of one such protein has been shown restore the ability of a bacterium to form floc, a type of biofilm.) is translated as MKLTTTLLSASVFASMAFQANAALVEMDFEGVFSEVESGESPYEIWGDIFNVTIQFDSRTPVSEYSTESTNHSGDVWVDYSGKYNNAITDFSFLVGGDEYHLDDAASNDVTIAGYVTYDEEGNMSGYNYYTFSFSAWLESVDGKKVKISYLGSDAYREDGSGSDVLYALPTGGYGPSSMTGIDFEGYDAGGNMTYKIKSIFSDSASYEFKKVPEPYTAAMLLMGVAGLTARRFIKA
- a CDS encoding PEP-CTERM sorting domain-containing protein (PEP-CTERM proteins occur, often in large numbers, in the proteomes of bacteria that also encode an exosortase, a predicted intramembrane cysteine proteinase. The presence of a PEP-CTERM domain at a protein's C-terminus predicts cleavage within the sorting domain, followed by covalent anchoring to some some component of the (usually Gram-negative) cell surface. Many PEP-CTERM proteins exhibit an unusual sequence composition that includes large numbers of potential glycosylation sites. Expression of one such protein has been shown restore the ability of a bacterium to form floc, a type of biofilm.), which codes for MKLSRTLLCAAMAAGLAGQANAALIELGFEGVVDTVTNGAGSAPYSYADWVTGKIQFDSNSPDLDPVDVVEGPVVITHGLYLNALTDMKLNINGDNFAFDASKENQIEVTSDTSAALNFNFDVTAWLTAESGMSLKVSFKAPDAFRGMIDYPEYPDYILDALPESGYGGSGVWFTAEAYDDEDELLYTLFTPGFGYMNATEFKKVPEPYTAAILLMGAAGLAARRLKKV